Proteins from a single region of Catenulispora acidiphila DSM 44928:
- a CDS encoding choice-of-anchor D domain-containing protein has protein sequence MLRSTVLAAIAAIGLGVALAGPATAHVSPAAAHLSTTAALPLPAGASVPFTEYDSVNAAATNGTRTFASRAFTQIAAEATGRRAVQLAAGQYLEFVLAQPADAVDIRYSVPDGSADSSLQLTVGGRPQNSHDTPLASLPTTAKYSHFYGNYPFTNNPADGGEHHYFDDTRALLGRVLPAGTRVRITASAPTTVDVADFENVAPAPTRAPAGSLSVLDFGADPTGATDSGQAIQNAIDAGAAAHQTVWIPQGTYTVTRHLVVDGVTVSGAGPWYSVLHGAGVGMFGKPAPTPSAAVHLSGFAIFGETTVRDDSVSDSGLGGSLGGGSTVDDLWIQHTKVGMWFDGPADGLTVSDTRIQDTTADGVNLHDGVSHVTVRNTFVRNTGDDGMAMWSDQNADHDNAFVHDTVVQPQLANAFAVYGGHDNTVSDDLAADTVTQGGGVHVGNRFGSVALSGTTTIADDVLLRTGDLVPNDPTEIGALWFDAADSPMTGAISVHDDTLVDSSYAGIQFVGQSITNVSVDRVTIAGAGTFAVQLQAPGTATFSNVLALGLGAGNGAGTYDCASGFTIAKSGSNVGWTKSACGFPPSGALSIDKATGVDFGFQALSTAAAQPITITNPGPKPITIQRIAAPAGFTADDPCTTIAVGASCTVHVAFDPATSGNFTGLLTIDSTSPAGPYVVGLKGVGYDPNGDLALGRTVTSSSQQCSWCGPDKLTDGDATTYFESADGTFPQTATVDLGQSVSVDRVVLKLPPNWGARTQTIAVSGDGVPLAASADYVFDPAVAGNSVTITFPATTVRTLTLTLTGNTGWPAAQLSEFEAYAH, from the coding sequence ATGCTCCGCTCCACAGTCTTGGCCGCCATAGCCGCGATCGGCCTCGGCGTCGCGTTAGCCGGACCCGCGACCGCGCACGTCAGTCCGGCCGCCGCGCACCTGAGCACCACCGCCGCGCTTCCCCTTCCGGCAGGCGCCAGCGTTCCGTTCACCGAGTACGACTCCGTGAACGCCGCCGCGACCAACGGAACCCGCACCTTCGCCTCGCGCGCGTTCACCCAGATCGCCGCCGAGGCCACCGGCCGCCGCGCCGTGCAGCTGGCGGCCGGGCAGTACCTTGAGTTCGTTCTTGCGCAGCCGGCTGACGCGGTCGATATCCGGTACTCCGTCCCGGACGGCAGCGCCGACTCATCGCTTCAGCTCACGGTCGGCGGCCGGCCGCAGAACAGCCACGACACCCCGCTCGCCTCGCTGCCCACCACCGCGAAGTACTCGCACTTCTACGGGAACTACCCGTTCACCAACAACCCGGCAGACGGCGGCGAGCATCATTACTTCGACGACACCCGCGCACTACTGGGCCGCGTCCTGCCTGCCGGAACCCGCGTGCGGATCACGGCCTCGGCGCCGACCACCGTCGACGTCGCCGATTTCGAGAACGTCGCGCCCGCCCCGACCCGGGCGCCGGCCGGCTCCCTGAGCGTTCTGGACTTCGGCGCGGATCCGACCGGCGCGACCGACTCCGGCCAGGCGATCCAGAACGCCATCGACGCCGGCGCCGCCGCGCACCAGACGGTCTGGATCCCGCAGGGCACGTACACCGTCACCCGGCACCTCGTCGTCGACGGCGTCACGGTTTCCGGTGCCGGGCCTTGGTATTCGGTCCTGCACGGCGCGGGTGTCGGCATGTTCGGCAAGCCCGCCCCGACGCCCAGCGCCGCCGTCCACCTCAGCGGCTTCGCCATCTTCGGCGAGACGACCGTGCGCGACGACTCCGTCTCCGACAGCGGTTTGGGCGGGTCCCTCGGCGGCGGCTCGACGGTCGACGACCTCTGGATCCAGCACACCAAGGTCGGCATGTGGTTCGACGGACCGGCCGACGGCCTGACCGTCTCCGACACCCGCATCCAGGACACCACCGCCGACGGCGTCAACCTGCACGACGGCGTCAGCCACGTCACGGTGCGGAACACCTTCGTCCGCAACACCGGCGACGACGGCATGGCCATGTGGTCGGACCAGAACGCCGACCACGACAACGCCTTCGTCCACGACACGGTCGTGCAGCCGCAGCTCGCCAACGCCTTCGCCGTCTACGGCGGGCACGACAACACCGTCAGCGACGACCTCGCCGCCGACACCGTCACCCAGGGCGGCGGCGTCCACGTCGGCAACCGTTTCGGCTCGGTCGCCCTGTCCGGGACGACGACCATCGCCGACGACGTCCTGCTGCGCACCGGCGATCTGGTCCCCAACGACCCGACCGAGATCGGGGCGCTGTGGTTCGACGCCGCCGATTCACCGATGACCGGCGCGATCTCCGTGCACGACGACACGCTGGTGGACAGCTCCTACGCCGGGATCCAGTTCGTCGGGCAGAGCATCACGAACGTCTCGGTCGACCGGGTCACGATCGCCGGCGCGGGCACGTTCGCCGTGCAGCTCCAGGCGCCGGGCACCGCGACGTTCTCGAACGTCCTCGCGCTCGGTCTCGGCGCGGGCAACGGCGCCGGAACCTATGACTGCGCCAGCGGATTCACGATCGCCAAGTCCGGGTCGAACGTCGGCTGGACCAAGAGCGCCTGCGGCTTCCCGCCGAGCGGAGCGCTGAGCATCGACAAGGCCACCGGCGTCGACTTCGGCTTCCAAGCCCTGTCCACCGCCGCCGCCCAGCCGATCACCATCACCAATCCCGGACCGAAGCCGATCACGATCCAGCGCATCGCCGCGCCCGCCGGCTTCACCGCCGACGATCCCTGCACCACCATCGCGGTCGGCGCGTCCTGCACCGTCCACGTCGCCTTCGACCCGGCCACCTCGGGCAACTTCACCGGGCTGCTCACGATCGACAGCACCTCCCCGGCCGGTCCCTACGTCGTCGGCCTCAAGGGCGTCGGCTACGACCCGAACGGCGACCTCGCCCTGGGACGGACTGTCACGTCCAGCTCGCAGCAGTGTTCCTGGTGCGGCCCGGACAAGCTCACCGACGGGGACGCCACCACCTACTTCGAGAGCGCGGACGGGACCTTCCCGCAGACCGCGACCGTCGATCTGGGCCAGAGCGTCTCGGTGGACCGGGTCGTGCTGAAGCTGCCGCCGAACTGGGGCGCGCGGACGCAGACGATCGCGGTCTCGGGCGACGGCGTGCCGCTGGCAGCTTCCGCCGACTACGTCTTCGACCCGGCCGTCGCCGGGAACTCGGTGACGATCACGTTCCCCGCCACCACTGTTCGCACCCTGACGCTCACCCTCACCGGCAACACCGGCTGGCCCGCGGCTCAGCTGTCGGAGTTCGAAGCGTACGCGCACTGA
- a CDS encoding CBM35 domain-containing protein — MPPTPTTPPAASPSSAIPRGRRRALAASTAGAVTFATIAAWSMAHSASAAGTTYEAEKAALSGGTVVASDHANYTGTGFVGGYTDANKGAANTTFTVNASAAGNESVALRYANGTGAQMSLSLYVNGTKLKQILLPASANWDTWTTETESVALKAGTDTISYKFDSADLGNVNVDNITVTPAAPPPAGQFEAESAALSGGTVVASDHANYTGTGFVGGYTDANKGAANTTFTVSESGAGSTTTTLRYANGTGAQMSLSLYVNGTKIKQILLPATANWDTWGTETESVSLNAGSNAVSYKFDSSDLGNVNIDNIVVGAITPPTTTPSTSPSSSSPPPSGTPYEAETAFTAGGPSVATSISGYSGTGYLTGFTTQGAETVIDTDVPAAGSDAVTLRYANSTGSAQTISLYVNGLKNAQLSLPAGSGWLTSSRTIALRSGENLIGVQHDSGDTGNVAIDDVTVANGTALAAVGATLPYTEYTATSSQTQTNGTVLAASTAYPSIQAESTGRRAVQLTATGQYMQVTLAHPTNSIVVRYSIPDNGDGSAASAPIALYANGNKIQDLTLTTKYSWLYGGGYYDTNTPSSGPAHHFYDETRALIGNWPAGTVLKLQKDSGDTAASYTFDVIDTEQVDPAFAIPANFVPITNYGVTPNNGADDTNAINSALSALAGTGKGLFFPSGTYDISGRININGVPVRGAGEWYTTIQSTAVNGSGGLYTTAGVNQIADLTISGDQTSRNNDSGAAAIEGTFAQGSLLFDVWMEHTKVGLWAVPGVGLYASGLRVRDVFADGLHVHGGSNGTRIDQSQVRNSGDDNIALDTEGGDVVRCSLVHNTVQSPIQANGIGVYGGNGNAVVANQVSDTVAFGAGITVSTRFGGGFTGPTTVSGNALTRAGSYEYNWGSSLGALWIYASQSDITQPVTVSTNTITSATYDALLLGDSKQIANLTLDHLAISGAGGYGINIKNLTGGMTANYVTVTGAASGGLNNPSNYPITRGPGDSGW; from the coding sequence ATGCCCCCCACACCCACCACCCCACCCGCAGCATCCCCCTCATCGGCGATACCTCGAGGACGCAGACGCGCCCTGGCGGCGTCGACCGCCGGAGCTGTCACGTTCGCCACCATCGCCGCCTGGTCCATGGCGCACTCGGCATCGGCCGCCGGTACGACCTATGAGGCGGAGAAGGCGGCGTTGTCCGGCGGTACGGTCGTCGCCAGCGATCACGCGAACTACACCGGGACCGGTTTCGTCGGCGGATACACCGATGCGAATAAGGGCGCTGCGAACACCACGTTCACCGTGAACGCCTCCGCTGCGGGGAACGAGTCCGTGGCGCTGCGTTATGCGAACGGCACCGGTGCGCAGATGTCGCTGTCGTTGTACGTCAACGGCACCAAGCTGAAGCAGATCCTGCTTCCGGCGTCGGCCAACTGGGACACCTGGACGACCGAGACCGAGTCGGTCGCGCTGAAGGCCGGGACCGACACGATCTCGTACAAGTTCGACTCCGCCGATCTCGGCAACGTCAACGTGGACAACATCACCGTCACTCCGGCGGCACCGCCTCCGGCCGGTCAGTTCGAGGCGGAGAGCGCGGCGCTTTCCGGCGGTACGGTCGTCGCCAGCGACCATGCGAACTACACCGGCACCGGTTTCGTCGGCGGATACACCGATGCGAATAAGGGCGCTGCGAACACCACGTTCACCGTCTCGGAATCCGGTGCCGGATCCACGACGACGACGCTGCGCTACGCGAACGGCACCGGCGCGCAGATGTCGTTGTCGTTGTACGTCAACGGCACCAAGATCAAGCAGATCCTGCTTCCGGCCACGGCGAACTGGGACACGTGGGGGACCGAGACCGAAAGCGTCAGCCTGAACGCGGGCAGCAACGCGGTCTCCTACAAGTTCGACTCCTCCGACCTGGGCAACGTCAACATCGACAACATCGTCGTCGGTGCGATCACCCCGCCGACCACGACGCCGTCGACCTCTCCCAGCTCCAGCTCGCCGCCGCCGTCCGGCACGCCCTATGAGGCCGAGACCGCCTTCACCGCCGGCGGCCCGAGCGTCGCGACGTCTATCAGCGGGTACAGCGGCACCGGCTACCTGACCGGCTTCACCACCCAGGGCGCCGAGACCGTCATCGACACCGACGTCCCGGCTGCGGGTTCGGATGCCGTGACCCTTCGCTATGCGAACTCCACCGGCTCGGCGCAGACGATCTCGCTGTATGTCAATGGCCTGAAGAACGCACAGCTCTCGCTGCCGGCCGGCAGCGGCTGGCTGACGTCGTCGCGGACCATCGCGCTGCGCTCCGGGGAGAACCTCATCGGCGTCCAGCACGACAGCGGCGACACCGGCAACGTCGCCATCGACGACGTCACCGTCGCCAACGGCACCGCTCTGGCCGCGGTCGGCGCGACGCTCCCGTACACCGAGTACACCGCCACGAGCTCGCAGACGCAGACCAACGGCACGGTCCTGGCCGCCAGCACCGCCTACCCGAGCATCCAGGCCGAATCGACCGGCCGCCGGGCCGTCCAGCTGACCGCCACCGGCCAGTACATGCAGGTCACGTTGGCGCACCCGACCAACTCGATCGTGGTCCGCTATTCGATCCCTGACAATGGCGACGGTTCCGCGGCGAGCGCCCCGATCGCGTTGTACGCCAACGGGAACAAGATCCAGGATCTGACCCTCACCACCAAGTACTCCTGGCTCTACGGCGGCGGCTACTACGACACAAACACGCCGAGCAGCGGTCCCGCGCACCACTTCTATGACGAGACCAGGGCCCTGATAGGCAACTGGCCGGCGGGAACGGTGCTGAAGCTCCAGAAGGACTCCGGCGACACGGCCGCCTCGTACACCTTCGACGTCATCGACACCGAACAGGTGGACCCTGCCTTCGCGATACCGGCGAACTTCGTCCCGATCACCAACTACGGCGTCACTCCGAACAACGGGGCGGACGACACCAACGCGATCAACAGCGCGCTGAGTGCTTTGGCCGGAACGGGCAAGGGCTTGTTCTTCCCGTCCGGAACCTACGACATCTCGGGCCGCATCAACATCAACGGCGTGCCGGTGCGCGGCGCCGGCGAGTGGTACACGACGATCCAGTCCACGGCCGTGAACGGCAGCGGCGGTCTGTACACCACCGCCGGCGTGAACCAGATCGCCGACCTGACGATCTCCGGCGATCAGACCTCGCGGAACAACGACTCCGGCGCGGCCGCGATCGAGGGGACCTTCGCGCAGGGCTCGCTGCTGTTCGACGTGTGGATGGAGCACACGAAGGTCGGGCTGTGGGCGGTTCCGGGCGTCGGGCTCTACGCCTCCGGGCTGCGCGTCCGCGACGTCTTCGCCGACGGTCTCCACGTCCACGGCGGCAGCAACGGCACCCGGATCGACCAGTCGCAGGTGCGCAACAGCGGCGACGACAACATCGCGCTGGACACCGAGGGCGGCGACGTCGTCCGCTGCTCGCTGGTGCACAACACCGTTCAGAGTCCGATCCAGGCCAACGGCATCGGTGTCTACGGCGGCAACGGCAACGCCGTCGTCGCCAATCAGGTCTCTGACACCGTCGCGTTCGGCGCGGGCATCACCGTCAGCACCCGGTTCGGAGGCGGGTTCACCGGCCCGACCACGGTGTCCGGCAACGCGCTGACACGCGCCGGATCGTATGAGTACAACTGGGGTTCGAGCCTCGGCGCACTGTGGATCTACGCGAGCCAGTCCGACATCACCCAGCCGGTGACCGTCTCCACCAACACGATCACCAGCGCCACCTACGACGCCCTGCTTCTGGGTGACAGCAAGCAGATCGCCAACCTGACGCTCGATCACCTCGCGATCAGCGGCGCGGGCGGATACGGCATCAACATCAAGAACCTGACCGGCGGGATGACGGCGAACTATGTGACCGTCACCGGCGCCGCGTCCGGCGGACTGAACAACCCCTCGAACTACCCGATCACGCGCGGTCCGGGGGACAGCGGCTGGTAG